Within the Thalassophryne amazonica chromosome 19, fThaAma1.1, whole genome shotgun sequence genome, the region caaaatcaatccATTTCAAAGGACTTTTGAAAAGGCAGGCTATGAGTTCACTTTGTCATTTACAGGGTGTCTCATCGCACCTCTTCCCTCTTGAGTTGTGCTGCCTTTTGGTTGCGTTCCATAATATGTGTGCGGGCCATAGCAGCCTCTTCATAACTGATACGTCCTTCCAGACGCCTGCGCTCAATCTTGGCCAACTCCTCTTGAAGATCCTTCTCATGCATCTCCTTCCGCCACTGTAGGAAAGGTGAGGGCTCAAGTGCCCCTTCTACCAGATTCTCAATTCTgtagcaaaacaaaaaacaaatatttcAATATTACTGCATACTCAATGTTACTAAAGGGATGGAACATAAATCCTGAGACATACCTTTGAAGCTCCTCCTCCACCTTGCGATCATAAAATGCCCCCTGTCTCAGGATAGCTGCACTGTTCAACTTTATGGGCCAATTGTTTGTCTGTCACAATCATTGGGATTATCATATACCGGTAATGTTATTTATGATTTTCATTGATACTGGTGATATTTAGATCGCACCTTGTGAGTAGGAGGAAGACCAGAGGAACGGAATGAAGTGAACCTGAGCTTTGAATCCAAATCTTTCTTAATCTGGGCTATTGCTTTCTGCAAAACAGAATCAGAAATGTGACTCATCAGTAATGACTCGCTTACAGAGATAGAAGCTAAACAGAACAAATGTTATTTTGGAACCTCATGCCTACCCTTGTGTGTTCAGACGTCTGCTGATTTACACATTGAAACGGTTTCATGTTGGCCTCGTACAGCAGCTCCTTTGTTGAAAACCAGATAAGatgtcatcacggcagcacacagACAATAATGTCATAAAGCATTTTACCTTAGATTGTGCTTGAATGCAAAGAAAGGGTCAAAGAAAAAAAGCACTCAAACACTTCAATACTTTTGATAGCTGAATCCAGGAAATAATTGTATACCTGGATttcagtcttgatccaggaaaatCACAAACCATAGGATAACAGCAGGCCATAATGTTTCCCTTTAGACACAGCAGACCTTTTCTCATAATGTAAGTATAGCAATTAAACTGTACCTCAGTCTTTTGACGGTTTCTTTGTTTGAGCACCTTTATCATTTCTATCTCCTTTGGAGCCTTGTAGGTGGTATCTGGTACCTACAAAATAAAGGTCCTGGTGAACTGAGGGCAGCCACATAATATGACTTTGAATATCTTACATCTGCTTGCTGTAGCACAGTAGGAAAAAGAAACCCACATACATGCAGTAACCAACTGTGTGCAAAAATTTTGGAATAATGGTGCAACTTGTGCTGACCGGTTTGTGCTTTTCCTGCTGGGGCATGAGCTCAGGCATGGGCAGGGGTAGAGGTTTAGGTTTTGTAAGCGAAAACTCCTGAGGCTTGGTGGTGGTAACTGGAAATTTCTTGACTTGGGCTTCACTGGATATTTTTGCAGCAAGCTGGTCAATGAGACTATTAATATCAGGGCGCCACCTAAAGGAAAATGTGACAGACCTATTTGTTCTTTGGTTCTAGAATAATAGTATTTGTGTTGGATTCTACTTTTTTCACCTGAGCAGAGGCTCAATCCACTGTTTCTGCACAAAGGCAACATCATAGATGCTGCTCCACTTATCTTGTATCCATGTGGTGAGGTATGTGAAGAAGAAACTCAGGAACTACAAAACGTATACATTGCAATATGGAACTCTGAATTCTTGCAATGTAGTAGATGCGTTTTATAAAATGAGTTTCTTACTGCATGCATCTTCTTGATGTCCAGGGATTTCACAATGTTACTAAAACACTGAAGTCCAAGTTCATCAAGCAGGAATGTGGTGAAGTAGCAGATAACTGAAGGAcaatattgtttaaaaagaatTAGTCACCTGACatgaataaagtaaaaaaaaaaaaaaaaaaaaaaaagacaaaatagtGACGTTAATGAACTTACTGACAAACTGGCTGCGATTACATCTGGATAAGTACTTCCTATTCTGGGCATAGAAGAGTTCAATGACTGCGTCCAGTAACTTTTTGTGCTCAATACATCCAGAAACAACATCAAGAATGAACTGCTTATCTGTATTAGTCATGTTCTGCAACAAATAACAACTGTGAGGGACAACACACTGAAATGCTTCAAAGTACATTTTCACAATACAATCTTCAAATCAACTGTGAAATGTCAATATTCTCACtgttttttgtcatttgtttATTTCATATCTAAACAGTCGCCATCAAATTTATCTATTAAACTAAAATGATATCACTACTAACACGAATTATCAACTAATACAAAGTGATTGCAAACAAACCTCAGAACCAAAATTTGTGGTCAAAATGTTGTATTGGTACTCTAAATGAGTGCTTTACATTGCATTTACTGTCTGCATAATAACGTTAATAGTTTTCTTACAGCAGTATTTTCCGGATCAGTTCGGCCTCACACAGCCTAAAAATATGCATAATGACAGTTGTGCAAATTCCACTGAGTGAACTCTCCACACACACTGATGGACTGCATGGGCTCATAACTTTCAGTAGCAGTCAAGTCGAACCAGTGGTGCATGCTAGCAGCAGAAGTCAAATGATCAAAGTTGCCCCTCGCTTGTAGTATCAGAGCAGCTGCACCATCAGCAAACAGTAGGACCAGCAAACTGAACCAAGCTAAAACGTCTCCTCAATGACTGAGGATATTTGTGCAGCTAGATTGCTAGCAGTCTAggattactaggggagctacgaccactacctttacaCCACccacccaggactaaaccaaaccacctttttttaggttccttagatgaccccaaaatacAATCAGGatgtttccaaaaataaaaactggcctcaagccagttatgcaagatggcatccaagatggccaccaaaatagggtttttcactaaaacacctttaaatgacatataaacaacttaaatatcacagatattcaatgataagggtctattggggctggatgccattttgaatcttaaatccatgaatttagtttaggcacaaatgagtttggtgtgacctgcaatggtcttcccattgaatctctgtgatagtTAAGTtgattatatgttgtttaaaggtgttttagtgaaaaaccctattttggcggccatctttacgccatcttggataactggcttgaggccagtttttatttttgggaacatcctgattgtgttttggggtcatctaaggaacctaaaaaagttggtttggtttagtcctggtggggggaggggggtgcaaaggtcgtggtcgtagctcccctagtagatGGGCCAACTCATCACTGAGATCAGCTCAGCTCATTCAACTCCGGCCATAGGCTTGCCCTTGCCAAGGAGCAAGTGGCTGTGGACAAAGTTTGCAAGATGGAACCTTCCAACAGGCTGAGTAAATAGGCCAAGGATGGCCCCAGCTCTCCCTGTGAGAAAGAAGATGGTTGTTGCCCTTAAGGCACTTGTTTTTATAATAAATAATTCATTGACAACTTATGGAAGTATAAAAATGTTGGAATAAGTTAAATAACTATTTCTGAATTGCTTAGAATATTGAGTCATTGTTTTTTGTAAAAAAGTTAAAGAATATTATAGTTAAAATCCACTTTTGGTTTGCCATGCACTTCCGATTCCGCCCACTAGGCGGCAAACAGAGGCCATGTGAGAGCTGACATAAATGCAATGCAAGCAGTCTCTTGTCATTAGTTGCCATCCACCCTGAGACGTCAGATGGGCAATTCTGTACGTTTCAGAAATGTTTTATCAGTGTGTATAGACTTCACAGATAATTTTGCTAAAATTATGTTTAAAAGGAtgcatgcactttgtttttgaatttATATTATCCATTTGCTAACACAACGTAATGTATGTGTTACAGTTTTCACCATCCATTAAAGAAAAATATAAACTGCAAACATCTGAGGCTTCTTCTGGTGGTTTAGCTACGTGTTTCCTGAAGACACTACAAGGGTAGCTGGTGATTTTGTTGGGAATCAGCTCCTTAATGTTATGACCTGCGTAGTGGGTATTGTCAGGTGGAACTGGGTCTTGACAAGACTGAAGGTGTCTGGATGATGGAACATCATCTTGCAGTTCCTGGCCTGTGGACTTTCTGAGCATTGTCTACTTGGGTGGAAGTCTGTAGATGTCCATCGCCAGAGTGAAGTGATGATGTAGCAGTTCAGCTGGGTTTACAGACCATTCATAGACACGAACcattcagacaaaaaaaaaaaaaaaaaaagactattcaTAGACATGTGAAGAGtcattcattatttattaaaaCAGCACTGTCACAGGTGATGGCCAGGTGATGATTGTGGACTGGTTTATGGCAGGTGATGCAGGGATATTCTATGGTAGTGCATTTAATCCATCTTAACTCTGTCTCTGAATACTAAACCgattttcacacattttttttctgcaaacatcTTACATGTAActatgatacaggacaaatggttggtcgtattttaatattcatattgggATTAACAGTAATAGAATATTCTGATATAGGCTAGACTGTaggtattttgcaaacactgtaaacacacatacatcatacatatgtacatacacacGCTAATATATGATAGAGAGGACAGATAGTGGCAGTAAAGTCAACTTTTAGTAATTTGAAGAGATGATTAGgctatatgcgtgtgtgtgtgtgtgtgtgtatatatatatatatatatatatatatatatatatatatatatatatatatatatataaaaaatactattacattatatttctatataaaacATAACAGATTTAAGTTATAACACGGGCGATCTCTCGACTTGACTTCATTCAGTAAATCTGTCTAtgagtggtcttttttttttgtctatgaatGGTCTGTGTCTATGAATCATCCAGTTACTGTTCAGCTGTATCCTGGTCACCCAACTTGTCATCTTCTTCAGTCAACAACATCAGGCCTGAACCATTACATGCCCCTAGATTTGTGATTTTACCAGAGTTTGACTCTTGGCAAAATGACCACCCTGACTGTACAGTGTTGAATGATATTCACTGAATAAAACTTTAAATCCCAGGGTCATGCACTGTATCGGGTACAAGTGCTTGATTTAAAATTGCTGTTTCATTGTCCATTCTTTGGGCCAAGGTTGCTACAGTATATTGTACCTTAACAGAATTAAACAGAAAATCCTACCTGCAGGTCCTTTGAGGCATCTTCTAAGAAATCATCCAAAACCTGTTTGCTAACACTGAATTTGTCAAACAGCACAACGGCTTCCTTAAAAAGTAACCCGTGATTTGACGCCATCTTAAATAAACCCGAGGAGAGTGATAAGTAATGGTGACGGGGGAGAAAATTTACTAACAATATTTGTCGATTCAGAGAATATTTCACCTGAAAACTATCGGAGAGGTTTTGTTTTCAGCTCCAGGCGTTGCCACATCAGCCGTTGCATAGCAACCCCCTGTCGTAAACAACATTCCTTAAGTAATGGGTCCAAGAATATTGTGTTTTCTTGAATTAGTCAGTTGTATTTTTATATTGGGACAGGATGGTTTgttggagtgtgtgtgtatgtgtatatgtatgtatatatatatatatttttttttttaatagatataATTCAAAATACCGATCCTTTGTTTGCTGCCATAAATAAGGTGACGTATCTGTAAGTCGTGCGCTGCCTTCAGGTGCAGTTGGAATTGTTTTATttggcgattttttttttttttttttttttgtctgggttTTCATGATTGAGCAATGCACAACAGTGGAAATGACCAactatgaatttatttatttatttatttattttaaacaccTTACAAATGGAGTGGTTGTCTTGTGATTTTCATTGGAAAGCCATGAAGAAAATAATATGATCATGGAACCATTTCTATTAGAGGGAAAAATCTCCATCAACAAACTTATTACCCcctccctatatatatatatatatatatatatatatatatatatacacacaaaatcacaaccagtggcattcattcattttctatacctgcttacaccaatcaagggtcacgggggggggggggcagctgtaacttatcccagcagtcaaagggtaAGAGGCATGTTACAcaatggacaagatgccagtgcATCGCAAGTCGACATAAAGACAGTCATTTACACACCTGTGGCCTGCTggattccagttcacctaacttgcatgttttTGAAAGTGGCAGGAAGCCatgcaaacatgcaaactccacacaaagtggACCATGTGGAAGCAATCCTGACAGccttttttgctgtgaggcaaccgtaCTAACCACTAATCTAACGTGCCACCTGAacatatcatttatttatttgttcatactcatatcatgtcatttcatttgtttctcatccacataaacacacatgaacaaaaaggaacagaaggaagATAAATCTTGTATTTTCTGTTCCTTGtatcaaaaataaaagaaataaaaatagacaGAAATCCCCTTGTCACTTCAATTTCATCCCCAACGCCGCTCCATCAAGCCACCAAACATCAAACTAACATCATCAACACGATTATCCTACATTTCAACATTGACCCTTCAGCAGCTGTATTCATTTTTCTTCTAGTTTACTGTATTCTCTCATAATTTTAtcattgtgcatttttttttgaaCTTGTGAACATTTGTTCAACATTTAATTTATTGAGTCAGTGCTTTCCACAGCTTAACTCCATACACAGAGGGACACTTTTGTTTCGTAGTAGTTCGTGAGTACGTAATCCAAAAGTTATATTTTCCTCTATGGCAAAtcgtgtgtgtaaaaaaaaaactgaataaattCTGGATTTCCTCTGGTAAAGTACCATGCTTTGCTTTCCACATAAGTGCAACAATATCCTTAAATTTTAACTGATTGGCTGCAATAAACAGATTGTTAGTGTGCTGtctgtaaccttttttttttttttttgactattcTAATGGCTCTCTTTTGTAGCAAAAACCATGGTTTAGTGGTACTGTTGTACGTATTTCCCCAGACTTCTACACAATAACTGAGGTATGGGAGAATCATTGAGCAATACAACATACACAAGGAATTGCATTCAAACAAATCGTTTACTTTAAATAAGATACCAATGCTTTTACTAGCTTTCTTTGTTATGTAATCTGTGTGGGCTTTCCAATTTAATTGCTCATCCAACACAACACCAAGAAACATAACTTCATTAACTCTTTCAATATTATGGCACTTGCACCCATCCAGGAATGTGCATCCAGGTTCCTGgtcaaattatgaatttcatattttaAGACATCAATTACAAATAAGGAGGTCAACTCAACTGAGGATGACCTTCTGAGtcaacctcaactgaggatgtaatccggcgctggaaggaacactttgaggaactcctgcatcagaccggagcgccctctatagtaggggcagagctgaaagctgatggaggattttcatcaatttccctggtggaagtcactgaggtagtcaaacaactccgcagtggcaaggccccggtgggttgatgagatctttccagaaatgctgaaggctctgggtgtggagggattgtcttggatgagatgtctcttcaacattgcgttgaggtctgggacagtggctaaggagtggcaaactggggtggtggtccccatatttaaaaaggggcaccagagagtgtgtgccaaccacaggggcatcacactactcagcctcccttgtaaagtctactccagggtgctggaaaggagggttcaactGATagccgaacctctgattgaagaacaacaatgcgggttccgtcctggtcgtggaacaaccgaccagctttttactctcacaaggatcctggagggtgcctggaagTATGCCCACCaggtctacatgtgctttgtggacttggagaaggcgtatgatcgggtacccggggagatactgtgggaggtgctgcgggagtatggagagaGAAagagtcccttctcagggccatccaatctctgtactcgcaaagcgagagctgtgctcggcagtaagttggactcggttccggtggaggttggcctccgccagggctgtgccttgtcaccaatcctgttttgtgatactcatggacaggatatcgaggcatagtcggggggaggagggtttctggtttggtgggctcagggtctcatcactgctttttgcagatgatgtggtcctgttggcttcatcggccggtgacctccaagactcactggatcggttcgcagccgagtgtgaagcagccgggatgaggatcagcacctctaaatctgaggccatggttctcagcaggaaactgatggattaccTACTCCGAGTAGGGAATACGgctttgccccaagtgaaggagttcaagtacctcggggtcttgttcacgactgaggggacaatgaagcgtgagattggccggagaattggcgcagcaggggcggtatagcattcgctctgctgtacttttgtgacgaaaagggagctgacccaaaaggcgaagctctcaatctacaggtcagtcttcgttcctactctcacctatggtcatgagtgttgggtcatgaccgaaagaactagatcgcgggtacaagtggctgaaatgggcttcctcaggagggtggctggtgtctcccttagaaatagggtgagaagttcggtcgtccgtgaggagctcggagtagagttgctgctccttcgcgttgaaaggagccagctaaggtggttcaggcatctggtaagaatACCTCCtgagcgcctcccaagggaggtgttccaggcatatccatctgggaggagaccccggggaagacccaggactaggtggagagattatatcgccacactggcctgggaacgcctcgggatcctccagccagaggtggtcaatgtggcccggtaaagggaagtctggggtcccctgctggagctgttgcccctgcgacctgaacccggaaaagcggttgaagatgagatgaatgACAAATAAGCTTGCCAACATTAATTTATTGCTGTTTTGAACATACAGTAACTTTTTGTCACTTCTGTGACAGCTGTATTGTTCCATATCGTTCCTTTTCCCCTTAAACcttttctaaaaacaaaaaaggttGCTTAATAAAAGGTGTACTTATCCCTTAAAATAAATTGTTTATGCCCTCACAGATTTTTGGGAGCAGCGCTTGAACGCATCACTTCCTGGGAAAGTGGGAGGTGAATGTTGTCAACGTGACTGTCATccagtgacggtggaggagccgAGAACAGCTTGACAGCTCCGTTCTTCAGGCGGGGAGAGACGGTCAGGAAGCCAGCGCCGGGGATTCTTTTAGGGGGGGAATGGGAAACGACTTTTCGAGTATTTCCTTTGAGAGCCGCGTTGTAACGTTTTAGTTCGGTGTGTTTTGTACGCTTTTCGTGTCGGAATCCACCGCCGCCTGCTAGCTTAGCAGCGCGCCGCTGATAGTCAGACAACACAGGTAGGAGAGGAGGAGGTGACAAAGGAAAGTGGCGAGGTAACGATGAACCGCTTTCGAAAGTGGCTGTATAAGCCCAAGGTAAGTTGGCCTGGCTCTCAGCCGCACTCGGTCGTTTTTCTTGCACAGCTTTCAGCGTGCTTGGCTAGCCTGGTGATCACTTCACGTTAGCCTGATGATACACTGTAATTACAGCAGCTCCCCTTTGTGTGATGCTTTTGttgcaagcagaaaatacaacctgatttatttattcattcacacCTTCGTTTATTttagcgattttttttttttttttgcaatttctcAAGTGttataacaacagcaacaactgtAATGATGATTAAATTATACTTTGTAAAATAAAACGCAGGGAATTTTAATTACTGCTATTTGCTGCTTATAGACTATCAAATACAAGTATTCCTTTAGTCAGTTTTGCAGTAAACCTTTATTATTCCCCATTTTAATCACGATTCTTTTTAGCTTTGTTTTAGGACTGAGAACTAAACTATATTGTCCATAATGTGTACTTTGTTCAAGTTGTTTATGGGATGGAAGTACATTTGGCCTTGTTTATGTAAATGAGAGGATTTAGTTGATGAATTTACATCAGGCACAGAATGTTTAGTGTATCACATCAAAGATGTTAGAACCTGATTTAAAACAGATAGCAATttattttaaactggtttaaaataGTACTGGAACATtggtaaaatgtcttaaactggcTTTAATATGGCAAAATAGGCAATAATCATATTTAAAATATTTGACTACTGGGATAGCCTCTAACCAAACTCccccccttaattggagtaagcaggtatagaaaatggatggatgaaaaatCGTTTGTAGAAACgaagtggctacgggtacgtacatccgaatcttctgcgggactgctaaagcTACGGACCGGGGTTCACTGAAGATACGGACAATGTACggatgagttttgaagccttgccggacctttagccgcatatggtaTGTGTACCGACATATTTGcacattctgattggtcggtaagacaccctcAGTATCTTTAGAACAatctctgtagatacgggtctGTACCCGTAGCCGCGGCCTTGTAGAAAAATAAATTGCCTCTGACAAATTGTGACATAATTGTTAAAAACTAATTTTAACACCTTGTGAAGTAATTGATTCAATgttaaaaacaacacaacaacaaatgaGTTTTGATAGCTTATATTTTTGTAATTAAATGATCTCTTCATTTATTTTTGCAATTGCTCACCCAATAAACTGTAAGCAAATAGGATTGTTCATAGTTTGTAGAGCCCAGAGCAGCATATTCTAGCTTATTTGTTTTGCCCAGCCAACAGAGATACTTAGTTTAGGGCATCAACGCATGATGATTTTCATTATCAGTGACTCTTGATTATTGTTTTGATTAATCTTTTTGTTTATGAGAGTTTTACAGTTTCTCACAGACCACTGTTATAtattgacatatatatatattttttccgcCCCAGCAGAGTCCAAAACTTTAAGGTGTTGAGTTTAAGGTTTTAAAAGAACCTTCCAACTTctcacataaaaaaaacttgaaccagtgagttttttaaattttctatTCATAAATGACATCAGCAATTAACTAAAAATAGTTGACTCTCTTTCTGTTGATCTATGAATTATTTAAGCTCTAATTCAATTTTCAGTGGCAAAAGtaaatcggggggggggggttggattaTCATATTTGAGAATCAAAGATTTTGTTGGTCTGTCAGTTGGTTATTAGTTACAGTAATGTGAGTTGTGGAGGGGTAGCAGAATATTTGATGAAACTGTGAAACAGGAGCTCAGCAAAAGACCCAACAGTTTGCCAGATCTTTGCATCTATCCAGATCCAGTCCAAAAATAGTcagtgtcatttgtgcaaagcagAACTATCGTCATATCTGCATCATTTTTTGAGTTATTGGCAAATCCCCTCAGAGATTTCTTATCTTGCAACAAAAAATGTCAATGAACTCATGGATTTGCATCGAGAGCACCTCAGTTTTCATTTTGGATGAACCCTGCTAATAAAGAAGCAGTGGCAAATTCATGTTGGCAACTGTCGCAGCCAG harbors:
- the cfap99 gene encoding cilia- and flagella-associated protein 99 — encoded protein: MASNHGLLFKEAVVLFDKFSVSKQVLDDFLEDASKDLQNMTNTDKQFILDVVSGCIEHKKLLDAVIELFYAQNRKYLSRCNRSQFVIICYFTTFLLDELGLQCFSNIVKSLDIKKMHAFLSFFFTYLTTWIQDKWSSIYDVAFVQKQWIEPLLRWRPDINSLIDQLAAKISSEAQVKKFPVTTTKPQEFSLTKPKPLPLPMPELMPQQEKHKPVPDTTYKAPKEIEMIKVLKQRNRQKTEELLYEANMKPFQCVNQQTSEHTRKAIAQIKKDLDSKLRFTSFRSSGLPPTHKTNNWPIKLNSAAILRQGAFYDRKVEEELQRIENLVEGALEPSPFLQWRKEMHEKDLQEELAKIERRRLEGRISYEEAAMARTHIMERNQKAAQLKREETEQLMRRYAEKRLQEDREMRNLVQQVAEGHKNSKEAKIKLQKLKQTIVKEVSEHNQKLLRQALEEAQAELSRKYEIIHEIHAIESVPHMRVKYFDDTETEGHGLLVEMSLAELKERLALLKERQQSKQRDRRKQILDEKQRKKQYLLEQMDTINFSRNALAATIRKEERKARLDFKQEVVTHDETILALRKKLQEKQQERQSLKQSEHAKFKTPEPAAAHPSETFNQQSLTKKSWLDLEQCLERDLQKLSEEKAQESSCYELL